One segment of Carya illinoinensis cultivar Pawnee chromosome 1, C.illinoinensisPawnee_v1, whole genome shotgun sequence DNA contains the following:
- the LOC122281852 gene encoding profilin-3 yields MSWQTYVDEHLMCEIDGQHLTAAAIIGHDGSVWAQSSSFPQFKPEEIAAIMKDFDEPGSLAPTGLHLGGTKYMVIQGEAGAVIRGKKGAGGITVKKTGQALILGIYDEPLTPGQCNMIVERLGDYLIEQGL; encoded by the exons atgtcGTGGCAAACGTACGTTGATGAGCACCTGATGTGCGAGATCGACGGCCAGCATCTCACCGCTGCAGCCATCATCGGCCATGATGGCAGTGTCTGGGCACAGAGCTCCAGCTTCCCTCAG TTTAAGCCGGAAGAAATTGCAGCGATCATGAAAGATTTTGATGAACCTGGCTCTCTTGCCCCAACTGGGTTGCACCTTGGTGGCACAAAGTACATGGTCATCCAGGGAGAGGCCGGAGCTGTTATTCGTGGGAAGAAG GGTGCCGGTGGCATCACTGTGAAAAAAACCGGACAAGCTTTGATTTTAGGAATATACGATGAACCTTTGACTCCTGGACAGTGTAACATGATTGTTGAGAGGTTGGGGGATTATCTGATTGAACAGGGCCTGTAG